One part of the Mariniflexile litorale genome encodes these proteins:
- a CDS encoding L-threonylcarbamoyladenylate synthase has protein sequence MAEFIRIYEENPHPKEIDRVVAVLKRGGLIIYPTDTVYGLGCDINNLRALERVAQIKGIKLEKANFSFVCHDLSNLSDYVKQIDTSTFKILKRALPGPYTFILPGSKNLPNPFKKKKTVGIRVPDNNIALEIVKKLGNPIISTSIHDDDEVIEYTTDPELILEKWDNLVDLVIDGGYGDNQASTVIDLSEETPIVIREGKGSLEIF, from the coding sequence ATGGCTGAATTTATTAGAATATATGAAGAAAATCCACACCCCAAAGAAATTGATAGGGTAGTAGCTGTTCTAAAACGAGGGGGGCTAATTATTTATCCCACCGATACTGTTTATGGTTTGGGTTGTGATATTAATAATTTAAGAGCCCTTGAACGTGTGGCGCAAATAAAAGGCATTAAGTTAGAGAAGGCTAATTTTTCGTTTGTTTGTCACGACTTAAGTAATTTAAGCGATTATGTGAAGCAAATTGATACATCCACTTTTAAGATTTTAAAGCGCGCACTTCCTGGACCTTATACATTTATTCTTCCTGGGTCTAAAAACTTACCAAATCCGTTTAAAAAGAAGAAAACGGTAGGTATTCGTGTTCCTGATAATAACATTGCTTTAGAAATTGTTAAGAAACTTGGAAACCCCATCATATCAACCTCTATACATGATGACGATGAAGTAATAGAATATACTACCGACCCAGAACTTATTTTAGAAAAATGGGATAATTTGGTAGATTTAGTAATAGATGGCGGTTATGGTGATAACCAAGCATCAACAGTGATTGATTTATCGGAAGAAACACCTATTGTGATTAGAGAAGGTAAAGGGAGTTTGGAGATTTTTTAA
- a CDS encoding UvrD-helicase domain-containing protein, with protein MEKYLSQLNEAQLEPTIQKDGPMIIIAGAGSGKTRVLTFRIAYLMSEGVDPFNILSLTFTNKAAREMKDRIATIVGASEAKNLWMGTFHSVFAKILRIEADRLGYPSNFTIYDTQDSDRLISSIIKEMNLDKDIYKYKQVRSRISSYKNSLITVRAYFQNPELIEADTMARRPRLGDIYKEYVERCFKAGAMDFDDLLLKTNELLTRFPEVLMKYQNRFKYILVDEYQDTNHSQYLIVRALSDKFQNICVVGDDAQSIYAFRGANINNILNFQKDYDDVKVFRLEQNYRSTKNIVNAANSIIEKNQTKLDKVVWTANDEGEKIIVNRSLTDGDEGRFVASTIWENKIQNHVLNSDFAILYRTNAQSRAIEDALRKRDIPYRIYGGLSFYQRKEIKDVLSYLRLIINPADEEALKRVINFPPRGIGGTTIDRLVVAANGYKRSIFEVMKNIDKTDVKINSGTKGKLLDFVTMIESYQVLNQTADVFELAEHVTRTSGLIRELKKDATPEGVTRMENIEELLNGMKDFVEGQKEVADTTGNLAEFLEDVALSTDADADKGDPDHVALMTIHLAKGLEFPYVFVVGLEEDLFPSAMSMGTRSELEEERRLFYVALTRAEKQAYLTYALSRYRWGKLVDSEPSRFIEEIDEQYLNITTPIEERRFNPMLDSDIFGDVEPNKIRFKPAKQPEFKKANTTKEPFKAQITTPKNLKPVTATDGSNTNLFDSKLAVGNLVKHMRFGTGEVLKIEGAGADVKAEIKFQHGGTKKLLLRFAKLEVIG; from the coding sequence TTGGAGAAGTACTTAAGTCAATTAAACGAAGCACAATTAGAGCCCACTATACAAAAAGATGGGCCAATGATTATTATTGCAGGTGCAGGTTCTGGGAAAACCCGCGTACTTACCTTCCGGATAGCTTATTTAATGAGTGAAGGTGTCGATCCGTTTAATATATTATCCTTAACATTTACAAATAAAGCGGCACGAGAAATGAAGGATCGTATCGCCACGATTGTTGGTGCTAGTGAAGCAAAAAATTTGTGGATGGGAACTTTTCACTCGGTTTTTGCCAAAATTTTAAGAATTGAAGCCGATAGATTGGGATATCCAAGTAACTTCACCATTTATGACACCCAAGATTCTGATAGATTGATTTCATCTATTATTAAAGAAATGAATCTTGATAAAGATATTTATAAATATAAACAAGTTCGTTCTAGAATTTCATCCTATAAAAATAGTTTAATTACCGTACGTGCTTATTTTCAAAACCCAGAGCTAATTGAAGCTGATACCATGGCAAGACGTCCACGTTTGGGTGATATTTATAAAGAATATGTAGAACGTTGTTTTAAAGCAGGCGCTATGGATTTTGATGATTTATTATTGAAAACCAACGAATTATTAACACGTTTTCCAGAGGTATTGATGAAATATCAAAACCGTTTTAAATATATTTTGGTTGATGAGTATCAAGATACGAATCACTCTCAATACTTAATTGTGAGAGCACTGTCTGATAAGTTTCAGAATATTTGTGTAGTGGGTGATGATGCACAAAGTATTTATGCATTCCGAGGTGCCAATATCAATAATATTTTAAATTTTCAGAAAGATTATGATGATGTGAAGGTGTTTCGACTGGAGCAAAATTACCGATCAACAAAAAATATTGTTAATGCTGCAAATTCAATCATAGAGAAAAATCAAACCAAATTAGATAAAGTGGTTTGGACGGCAAATGATGAAGGTGAAAAAATAATAGTAAATCGTTCGTTAACCGATGGTGATGAGGGACGTTTTGTTGCAAGTACTATTTGGGAAAACAAGATTCAGAATCATGTACTTAATAGTGATTTTGCCATTCTATATAGAACCAATGCCCAATCGAGAGCTATTGAGGACGCATTGAGAAAACGAGATATTCCATATAGAATTTATGGAGGTTTGTCATTTTACCAAAGAAAAGAGATTAAGGATGTTTTGTCGTATTTACGATTGATTATAAATCCTGCCGATGAAGAGGCCTTAAAACGTGTTATAAATTTCCCTCCTAGAGGCATAGGAGGTACCACCATAGATAGGTTAGTGGTAGCTGCTAATGGTTATAAACGTTCCATTTTTGAAGTTATGAAGAACATCGATAAAACCGATGTGAAAATAAATTCGGGTACTAAAGGAAAACTTCTAGATTTTGTAACTATGATAGAAAGCTATCAGGTGCTAAATCAAACCGCCGATGTTTTTGAATTGGCAGAACATGTTACCCGCACCAGTGGATTAATCAGAGAACTAAAAAAAGATGCTACCCCCGAAGGTGTTACCAGAATGGAGAACATTGAAGAGCTTTTAAATGGGATGAAAGATTTTGTGGAAGGCCAAAAAGAAGTTGCTGATACTACAGGAAATTTAGCTGAGTTTTTAGAAGATGTCGCTTTGTCTACGGATGCAGATGCAGACAAAGGCGATCCAGACCACGTAGCATTAATGACGATACATTTAGCAAAAGGTTTGGAGTTTCCGTATGTATTTGTGGTAGGGTTGGAAGAAGATTTGTTCCCAAGTGCTATGAGTATGGGTACGCGTAGTGAGTTGGAAGAAGAGCGTCGTTTGTTTTATGTAGCTTTAACACGTGCCGAAAAACAAGCCTATTTAACTTATGCTTTATCACGTTACCGCTGGGGAAAATTGGTAGATTCTGAACCAAGTCGTTTTATAGAAGAAATTGATGAACAGTATTTAAATATTACAACACCTATTGAAGAGCGGCGTTTTAACCCGATGCTTGATTCTGACATTTTTGGTGATGTAGAACCCAATAAAATTCGCTTTAAACCCGCTAAACAGCCAGAATTCAAAAAAGCTAATACCACTAAAGAACCTTTTAAAGCTCAAATAACAACGCCTAAAAACTTAAAGCCTGTAACAGCTACGGATGGTAGTAATACGAATTTATTTGATAGTAAACTGGCCGTAGGAAACCTCGTTAAACACATGCGTTTTGGTACAGGAGAAGTATTAAAAATTGAAGGAGCAGGAGCGGATGTTAAAGCTGAAATTAAATTTCAACATGGAGGTACAAAAAAATTGTTATTGCGCTTTGCTAAATTGGAGGTGATTGGGTAG
- a CDS encoding MFS transporter, whose protein sequence is MELRNKQRIALSVYFFLSGICFASWASRIPTIKDFFNLNEAELGTILLAMPISSLIGLPISGWLVSKFDSRVPLIVSFIFFSIALTCIGFATTPFLLVLSVCLFSFCMRILNISVNTQSITLQKKFEKRVVGAFHGLWSTGGLIGVAFSTLMVKMDVSIQMHLLSISIVVLIIALITYQFTIKGDISTTGNKLIIGKPDPFILYLGVLIFLGALCEGGMFDWSGVYFKDIVKEEVFTYGYLMFMTTMALSRFFCDRLVVKFGLQKMYILSAVLIASGIAIAVIFPFFWSALLGFCFVGFGTAAIFPVTLSLAGTSKKYSPGMAISIVTTYGIIGMLIGPPLIGYLAQAFNLKNAFIVFIIIGLMFIPVSRAFFKFQSKNQ, encoded by the coding sequence ATGGAATTAAGGAACAAACAACGTATAGCATTAAGTGTCTATTTTTTTTTGTCGGGCATTTGTTTTGCATCTTGGGCATCACGTATTCCTACCATTAAAGATTTTTTTAATTTAAATGAAGCTGAACTTGGCACCATTCTTTTAGCAATGCCTATAAGTTCTTTAATAGGACTTCCTATATCAGGTTGGTTAGTTTCTAAATTTGACAGTCGTGTACCACTTATCGTATCGTTTATTTTTTTCTCTATTGCCTTAACCTGTATTGGTTTTGCTACCACACCTTTTTTATTGGTGTTATCTGTTTGTTTGTTTTCTTTTTGTATGCGGATTTTAAATATTTCTGTAAATACACAATCTATAACTCTACAAAAAAAGTTTGAAAAACGTGTTGTAGGTGCTTTTCATGGACTTTGGAGTACGGGCGGATTAATAGGTGTTGCCTTTTCTACACTTATGGTAAAAATGGATGTGTCTATTCAAATGCATCTATTAAGTATTTCAATAGTCGTATTAATAATAGCATTAATAACCTATCAATTTACTATTAAAGGGGATATATCTACTACTGGAAATAAACTAATAATAGGGAAGCCTGATCCGTTTATTTTGTATTTAGGGGTGCTTATATTTTTAGGAGCCTTATGTGAAGGAGGTATGTTCGATTGGAGCGGGGTTTACTTTAAAGATATTGTAAAAGAAGAAGTATTTACTTATGGTTACCTCATGTTTATGACCACTATGGCACTTTCTAGATTTTTTTGCGATAGGCTAGTAGTGAAATTTGGTTTACAAAAAATGTATATTTTAAGTGCGGTGTTAATAGCATCGGGGATTGCTATTGCTGTTATATTTCCGTTTTTTTGGTCGGCTTTATTAGGTTTCTGTTTTGTAGGGTTTGGTACGGCGGCTATTTTTCCTGTAACCTTGTCATTGGCAGGAACTTCAAAAAAATATTCACCAGGCATGGCAATTTCCATAGTTACTACTTACGGCATCATTGGTATGCTTATTGGGCCACCGTTAATAGGTTATTTGGCGCAGGCATTTAATTTAAAAAACGCCTTTATTGTTTTTATCATTATCGGGTTAATGTTTATTCCTGTGTCCCGTGCTTTTTTTAAATTTCAATCAAAAAATCAATAA
- a CDS encoding type IX secretion system membrane protein PorP/SprF — MRKSIIYLFFVIIANSYGQELNLPVFTQYLADNNFVVSPTYAGIGDNLKIRVNGLTQWVGIKDAPDNQSFYADFRIADRSGIGLSLYNDKNGNTIQTGLKVSFAHHLTLDYYSKQYLSLGISYNRNNFRIDVNKFQGYNENTGVPIPSDITDDRRTSNNNFDVGALYRNKGFFVSFNANNILEKSLDEDIRVSEPNLLLNYQIYSGYTFKGPKKSGLEFEPSLYYQMFSSDKRSSTDVNFKFRKFNKYEDYYWAGISYRFLNDQFFKPLNVGPMAGFKKDVFYFGYAYQVTMNDLSGFNSGTHVITIGLDFLQGISNCPCTQSPVHY, encoded by the coding sequence ATGCGTAAATCAATCATATATCTTTTTTTTGTAATAATAGCAAATAGTTATGGTCAAGAACTTAATTTACCCGTTTTTACACAATATTTGGCTGATAACAATTTTGTGGTATCACCCACCTATGCGGGTATTGGCGATAATTTAAAGATTAGAGTAAACGGACTAACACAATGGGTTGGTATAAAAGACGCCCCCGATAATCAATCGTTTTATGCCGATTTTAGAATTGCCGATCGCTCGGGTATAGGATTGTCATTATATAATGATAAAAATGGAAATACCATTCAAACAGGTCTTAAGGTTTCATTTGCTCACCATCTAACGTTAGATTATTATTCAAAGCAGTATTTGTCGTTGGGAATTTCATATAACAGAAATAATTTTAGAATTGATGTTAATAAGTTCCAAGGTTACAATGAAAATACAGGAGTGCCCATCCCTTCGGATATAACAGATGATAGGCGTACTTCAAACAACAATTTTGATGTAGGTGCTTTGTATAGAAATAAAGGCTTCTTTGTAAGTTTTAATGCGAATAACATTCTTGAAAAAAGTCTGGATGAAGATATTAGAGTTTCTGAACCTAATTTACTTTTAAACTATCAAATATATTCAGGGTATACATTTAAGGGTCCAAAAAAGAGCGGATTAGAATTTGAACCGTCACTTTATTATCAAATGTTTAGTAGTGATAAACGTTCTAGTACCGATGTGAATTTTAAGTTTAGAAAGTTTAATAAGTATGAAGATTATTACTGGGCAGGTATCTCATATCGTTTTTTAAACGATCAGTTTTTTAAACCTTTAAACGTAGGCCCTATGGCTGGTTTTAAGAAGGATGTTTTTTATTTTGGTTATGCTTATCAAGTTACAATGAATGATTTGTCTGGGTTTAATTCTGGTACGCATGTCATTACTATTGGATTAGATTTTCTACAAGGGATTAGTAATTGTCCATGTACTCAGAGTCCTGTGCATTATTAA